From Sphingobacterium bambusae:
TGAGCTATGGCGACTTCCAGCAAGATCTGCTTTTGCTCTGCCGCAACACGATTTGCTTTTACAGCATATTCGACAATTGGTGTAACCTCGCTTTCATGAAGGTTCAGCTGAATAGCGCCGCTATCTACCTGTGCAATATTCAGTAACTCACCCGTAATGCTAAGCAGCCGCTCCGAATCTTCCTTGATACCCGTAATCAGGTCTCGCTGTTCATCGTTCAATGTGCCCACACGCTCGTTCTGCAGCAGCTGAACACTCATTTGGATTGCAGCTATCGGCGTCTTGAACTCGTGTGAAACCGTCCCGATAAAGTTGGTCTTTGCCAAATCCAATTCCTTGAACGGGGTAATATTCTTGAGCATGATCACTTGTCCGATATAGTTTGCTTCCTTTTCTCCGGTGGGTACAATATTGATGTCAATCACCTCCTTCTCGAAGTAGCTTTGCCGGCCATCGGCATATATTTTGAGGTTGGAAGTAAACTGCTGCCCCTCTGATGGCGAGGCGATATCTTTAAAAATATCGCGCAACAGATCATTTCCCATCGCCAGATCGCCCACATACTGGCCAAGCACCGCTGCTTCAGAAAGCCCCGTAATCCTGAGCGCCTGCTCATTCACAAATATGATGTTTCTTTTCTCATCCACAATGATTACCGGATCGTGCATATTCTCCACAAGCGCTTCGATACGTTTCTTGCCTTGCAGGATATCGTCCAACCTACTTTCTGAATACTCTTCCAACTTCTCGGCCATGCTGTTGAACGAAGAGGCCAGATCAGCAAATTCATTCCTCCCTTGAAAATGTACGCGCTCACGATAATTCTGCGCGGCAATCTGTTTGATACTATCTGTAAGCTTCGTGATAGGATCGGCAATATTCGAAGGCATATTGATGAGCAATGTAAAGGCGATTACAAAGCAAAGGGTTCCCGCGACGGCAATGATGATAATTGCATCTTCGGCGGTCTGATCGGCGACCCCACTTTTGCGCGAAATCGCATCCATATTCAGCTGCATGAGTCCGGTAATATCCTTTCGAATAGAAGACTTGAGGGCCTCATCAGCTAGGTTTTCCTGCAGTCGTTTAAAATGAGCTGCAATGTCCGCGGTGGTTTCACGCTCGCCAATTTCGGTAACGTTGCCCTGCTGCTTCTCCAGGTTTTCCTGAAAACGAAGAATAGCCCTATCATCTTGCGCAAATTCCTCTAAGGACAGCAGCATATTTCTGGAATACAACAAGGTATTATAGTTTGCCGTAAGGATGCTGCCCGTATCCTGCTTTAATTGGTTAATGTACCACCCGCTTAGGGCGGCCAGTAGAAAGACCATAAGGAATAAGGTACCTATACCCAGGGTCAGCTTTGTCTTTATTTTCATTTTCTTAACATTTATAATCTCGATATACTTAAGATAGAATAACTAGATCTATGCGCTCTTGCGCCAGCCTATTCAGCAATACACGGAAAGTATCGCCAAGCAAAACAATCTTGCTCAGCGTAATACGCGGTTTACCGATACAAACAGTGCTGATCTTTCGCAGTTCGCATTGTGCCATAATCTCCCGTCCTACATTCTTTCCCTCAATCTTAATGATTTCAGCCCCTAGCTCGGTGGCAAGCTTGAAATTATTGATTAAATGCCGCTGCTTGTCCAATGCTATGCGATCTACACTTTCCCGAGGCAACTGCACATATAACACAAACCAATTGCTATTGTAGTAGCCTGCCAACCTAGCTGTTTTGCGGATAACCGTCCGTGCGGTTTTTTCATTGGAACTGATGCAGGCCATAAAGCGCTCTTTCTTTACCGGACGATCATGCACCACCTCAGCTTCTACCTTACGTTGCACCTGTGAAGCCACTTCTTTCAGCGCCAATTCACGCAGCTGCAAGATATGGTCATTTTTAAAAAAATTATTCAGCGCCGCAGGAATCTTCGACTCATCATAGATCTTGCCCTCCCGTAAACGCGCGATCAGTTCTTCGGCAGTAAGATCTATATTAACTACATCATCTGCCTGATCGATAACACTATCCGGCACACGTTCGCTGACATCGACCCTCGTAATATCCTGTATCTCATCATGCAAACTTTCCAAATGTTGTATATTGACCGCACTGATGACGTTGATTCCCGACGCCAAAATTTCCAGCACATCCTGCCATCGCTTGTCGTTCTTACTCCCCTGTATATTGCTGTGGGCGAGTTCATCCACCAGTACCACTTCCGGGCGCATCTGCAGAACGGCATCCACGTCAAGCTCTTCCAGCTCCTTGCCCCTGTAAAAAAGCTTCCGACGTGCAATTTGCGGAAGACCGTCGAGTAGCGCATGGGTTTCCTTCCGTCCATGAGTTTCGATGTAACCTATTTTCACGTCAATACCATTTTTAAGCAGCAGATGTGCTTCCTGCAACATGCGGTAAGTTTTTCCGACGCCCGCACTCATGCCTATATACAGTTTGAACTTGCCCCGTCTAGACTTGGTAACCAGCTCCATGAAATGTTCAGCACTCTTTCGTTCTTCCATTTGATCAATGCAATAGTAATACAAAATTCCATGCAGAAAAAATCCTGCATGGAAGATCCAGTTAATTTATGCTGTTAGAAGCTAACCGCGATAGCCGTCGCTATAGTCGGACTATTTATCAGCAGATTTCCCGATCGGTTGGCAAAGGTGGCCTCGCGCCCCTGCAGATTTCGAAATTCCGTGCGCCAGACCACATTCCCAAAGATCGCATAGTCTGCATTCAGGGAATAACCGAAGGTGTCAAAGCCGCCGGGGGTATCGCCAGCAGATATAATGACGCCATGCTCATCGCGGTAGTATTCTCCACGCGCGGTCAGACTAAACCTTGCCGTTGGCGCATATTTAGCAAGAAGCACGGGTGTATACCAAGTATTGTAATCGCTACTACCCTTTTCCGTCTGTTCCATACCAATGTCAAAGCCCGCCGTCAAACCAAATTTAGCACTGATCTGATAAATTGCATACAGGTTATGGAAATAGCGCATTTGCCTCACGCTGTCGGCCTTATCGTTTCCAATAAAAGAACTGCTGTTTAGCGTCAGCTTATCATTAGGCTTGTACACGATCTGGTGACCAAAAGCAGGCGTGGTATTGCCATCCACCCGCTGTATGCGCTGCCAGCCATTGAGCACCAATCCGCTAAGGAACCACTGCCCGCTGGGCGAAGTGTAAGAGATCTTGGCACCCGCCTCATAGTAAGGCGAGTTATCGGCAAATAGACTACGGGTAAGGGTCCAGTTATCCTTACCAACGGCACTTTCGAAGCCTAAATGCGAGGAGAAGATACCCGCGTCTATCCACAGGTTGTGTTTTTGCGATACCTTGACCCCGGCGTTAGCCTCGTAGATGTTTTTAAGCACGCCCGGTTCGGCAGCATAGTTGGCATTCATGTAGCTCCCGGCAGCCAGTGCCAAATTTGCACGCACATTTTGGGTGTTGTAAGCGGCTTTGATAAAAGCTAAGTTGACACTAACCTCGTTGTTCCGGTTATGGCTGTACACAAAGCCCGGACGAGTATTGTTCAGAGGGTTATTGAAATCATGTAAGTAATAGGCTTCAGCATAACCACTGATGGTCAGCGGATTTGATGGTTGCTCCTGCGCGATCAACGTTCCTGTAACACCTAGCAACGCGCTAGCGAGCAATACGATTCTGTTCATAGATAATGATTATTTGATAAAATATTGTGTTTGGTATTTATTACTGTTAATTACTGGCCGGAAAGATTGTCTAGTGCGATGTTCAAGTTCAAAACATTGACTTTTTCCGGTCCAAAGAGCCCCCATAGCGGACGATCGGTGTGCATATCGATTATTGCAATCAGTTTCGCTTCCGAAATATTTCGGATTTTGGCAATACGAGCCACCTGCACTTTGGCTGCCTGAACGGAGAAATCTGGATCAAGACCGCTACCACTGGCTGTGACCAGATCCATAGGAATCTGCGAAACGGAAACCCCTGGATTGTGCGCTAGCAGTGTATCGATACGTGCCTGAACCTCGGCGAGATATTCCTCATTGGACGGTCCCTTGTTACTGCCTGCCGATCCCGCGGCATTATAGCCTACAGCGGAAGGGCGGGACCAGAAATATTTGTCCTGTGTAAAAGATTGTCCAATGTTGCCGTAATATTTTTTGCCAGTAGCGCTGATTGTTTGCCCCTGGCCTGCAGCAGCTGATAGCTTGGCGATACCCCAGACAACGGCTGGATAGACGACGGTCAACAATACAATTAGCAGGATCGTCAACTTTATAGCGGGAAATAGATGTGTTTTCATGTTATTAGTTTTAACTTTTGTATTCTTTAAATCCTTTAGATGGCACTAGATGAATATCGAAACCAACATATCGATCACTTTGATGCCAGCAAAAGGAACCAAAATACCGCCAAGGCCGAAGATCAACAGGTTACGACGCAGCAGTGCACTGGCACCTATCGGCTTATAGGCTACACCTTTCAGCGCTAAAGGGATAAGCATCGGAATAATAATAGCATTGAAAATCACGGCAGACAATATCGCACTCTGGGGACTCTGCAGATTCATGATGTTCAATCCCTGAAGAGCAGGAATAGCCGTTATAAAAAGTGCTGGGATGATCGCAAAATATTTAGCGACATCGTTAGCAATACTGAACGTAGTCAGCGTACCGCGGGTCATCAGCAGCTGCTTACCGATTTCCACAACTTCGATCAGCTTGGTCGGGTCGTTGTCTAGATCCACCATATTGCCGGCCTCTTTTGCCGCCTGCGTTCCGCTGTTCATCGCCACGCCCACATCCGCTTGCGCAAGTGCCGGCGCATCGTTCGTCCCGTCGCCCATCATGGCGACCAACCGGCCTTCGCTCTGCTCTTTTTTGATGTAGTTCATCTTATCCTCTGGCTTGGCCTCGGCAATAAAGTCATCAACGCCCGCCTTTTCGGCAATATATTTTGCCGTCAGTGGGTTATCGCCCGTCACCATGACCGTCTTAATCCCCATTTTACGCAGGCGCTCGAAACGCTCCTGAATACCGGTCTTGATGATATCCTGTAGTTCGATGACACCTAGCGCCAGCTCATTTTCGCTGACCACCAGTGGCGTACCGCCATTCTGTGAAATAATTCGCACGGTTTCTTCAATTTCGCTAGGGAAGCTGTTGCCTGCTGCGAGCACAATGGCTCGGATCGCATCGGTTGCACCTTTACGTATCCTTGTTCCTGCAAAGTCAATTCCCGAGCTACGCGTTTCTGCTGTGAACTTGATGAACGAGGGATCTTTCACCCCGTAGCTTAGCGGGTTAACACCGGCAAGCTCGATCACCGATTTACCTTCAGGCGTTTCATCTGCCATGGAGCTCAGGACAGCGGCCTTGATCACCGCCTCTTTGTCTACGCCCTTTGCGGCATGAAACTGTGTAGCCTTACGGTTACCGATCGTGATCGTACCCGTTTTGTCGAGTAGCAAAACATCGATATCACCGGCCGTTTCAACCGCCTTACCACTTTTGGTGATCACATTCGCCCGCAGGGCGCGGTCCATCCCTGCAATACCGATGGCCGATAAAAGACCGCCAATGGTGGTTGGAATAAGACATACAAATAGGGAGATGAAGGAAGCGATCGTGATGCTGACGTTTGCATAGTCTGCGAAGGGCTTCAAGGTGACGGTCACGATGATAAAGACCAGCGTAAATCCGGCCAACAGGATCGTCAAGGCGATCTCGTTGGGCGTCTTTTGGCGGCCTGCGCCTTCCACCAAAGCGATCATTTTATCCAAAAAACTCTCCCCGGGTTGGGTGCTCACGCGCACAGCTATCCTATCAGAGAGTACCTTCGTCCCACCGGTAACTGAGCTCTTGTCTCCGCCTGCTTCCCGAATTACCGGTGCCGATTCGCCCGTAATAGCGCTTTCATCAATCGTGGCTAAGCCTTCGATGATCTCGCCATCCGAAGGGATAACATCGCCCGCTTCACAGACAAACACATCGCCCTTTTTGAGTTGCGCAGAAGATACCGTTTGACCGCTTTGCAACTTGGCTGGCGTCTCTTCGCGCGTCTTGCGCAAGCTATCCGCTTGCGCCTTGCCGCGCGCTTCGGCAATAGCCTCGGCAAAATTGCCAAACAACAGCGTTAACAACAGGATGATAAACACCGTAAAATTGTAGCCGAAGCTACCTTGCGACTGCTCACCTGTCAGGATCCAAAGGCACACTACGGCCATGATCAGGGTGCCCACTTCCACGGTGAACATCACCGGGTTGCGGAACAATATTTTAGGGTTCAGTTTTACAAACGATTGTTTCAACGCCTGCTGAACCATCTCTTTTTGAAACAATGATTGATTCTTGCTCATTTCTTAATTTTTATAGGCTATTAGATCATGGAAAAATATTCGGCGATCGGACCGAGGGCCAGCGCCGGGAAAAATGAAAGGGCAGCGATGATAACGATTACCGTAAAGATCATCATGCCGAAAGTACCAGTATCAGTTTTCAGTGTACCATCTCCTTCAGGGACATATTTCTTCTGCGTCATAAGGCCAGCTATGGCGACAGGGCCGATAATAGGCAGAAACCGGGACAGGATAAGCACGATACCCGTTGTAATATTCCACCAAAGGGTGTTGTCGCCAAGCCCTTCAAAACCACTACCATTATTGGCCGACGCCGAGGTGTATTCGTAGAGTATTTCACTGAAGCCGTGAAAGCCGGGGTTATTTAATGTAGAAGCCCCTTGCTCGGGAAAAGCTGTTGCCAAACCGGTGCCGACCAAAATCAGGAAGGGGTGCACCAGCGCAATGATCATGGCGATCTTCATCTCGCGTGCTTCTACTTTTTTGCCTAAAAATTCGGGTGTGCGCCCTACCATCAAGCCACTGATAAATACGGCAAGGATGATGTAAATAAAGAAGTTGAGCAGCCCTACACCGCAACCTCCGTAGAAGGCATTGACCATCATGGCAAGCATTTGATTCATGCCCGATAACGGCATCGTACTGTCATGCATCGCATTGACCGAGCCTGTAGAGATAACCGTGGTCACGATACTCCAGAAGCCTGAAGCAGCAGCTCCGATCCGCGTTTCCTTGCCTTCCATTGCCCCAAGGCTATTATCCACGCCCATTTGAGCGATAGCTGGATTACCTTTCATCTCCATAAGTACATTGGGAACCGTCAGGATCAGAAAGCCTATCGTCATTACGCCAAAGATGATCCAGGATAGCTTACGTCGACGGATAAAATGTCCAAAGGCGAAGATCATGGCGAGTGGAACGATCAACTGCCCGATCATCTGCGCTATATTGCTGATGTAGCTCGGGTTTTCGAGCGGATGCGCTGAATTGGCGCCATAAAATCCACCTCCATTGGTACCTACGTGCTTAATGGCTACGAAAGCGGCGACGGGCCCTCGGGATACTTCGACCGTATCGCCTTGCAAGGTTAACATCGTGTCCTTTCCTTGGAAGGTCATTGGCGAACCTTCAAAAACGAGGATCAACGCTAAAATAAAAGATAGGGGCAATAATATGCGTGTAGACGATTTGACAAAGTATTCGTAAAAGTTACCAAGTCCGGTGACCGTTTTATCCCGGAAAGCACGGAAAAGCACGACTACAGCAGCCATACCCGTTGCTGCAGAAACAAACTGTAAGAACATCAACCAAAACTGACCAAGATAGCTCAGCCCGGACTCGCCCGAGTAATGCTGCAGGTCACAATTGACCAAGAAGGATATCGAGGTATTGAAGGCTAAGTCCGCAGACATACTTGGATTACCATCAGGATTCAAAGGGAGCGATCCCTGCGTCATTAGGATCAGCATGGAAAGGATGAACCAAATTAGGTTGATAGTCAACATGGCTATCATATGTTGCTTCCAGCCCATCTCAACATGAGGATCAATGCCACTTACGTTATAGAAAAACTGTTCTAAGGGGTGAAAGACTTTATCCAAAAATGTACGTTCACCAGCGTACACCTTGGCTATGTATTTACCAAACGGTATCGCTAGGATGACCGAAACGATAAACATGAAAATAATTCCAAAGATTTCTGTATTCATTTTTTTAGTTAATTTTTGTGGTATAATGCTGAATTATATTGCATTTAGGGAACCAGATCAAGCTATTTGAATTACGCTTAAAAAACCGTTGATGAAGTGTTGGGAAATTTCGGCAAGGACGGCCAAACCAAAACTCATCCAAACAATTCGTATAAAAAGCTTTCAAACTCTTCCTTTCAAGGATTCCCTCTTTAAAATTTCTCCGGTTTGATAAGCACGTAGCAGATATATCCAAAAACTGCCAGTGCTACGATAAATAGTAGTGCCATTTTAATGCTTTATTAATAGATGTTCGTTCATTTGTCTTTGATAGATCTCGATAAAGACCTTGGGCATTTTACGGGTCATTTCATCCCAACATGCGGGGTCTGAACGTCGTTGGAAGCTGCCTAACGAACGTACAAACAGGTTTTCAATAATATATTGCACGTAGGTATTTCCCTGATTGTACACTTTCCCAAGATAATCGATGTATCTGCTCACTTTGTCGAGCTTGCCCAGCGAATGCAGTGACTTCAGGTAATTGACCAATGCCTGCACTACGCCGGCAAAATTCCTATGCCGAGCAAGGTTTCTGATCTCGATTCTGATTTCCTTGAAACGTCCAGCCAAATAGTAGCTTGCCCGGGAATAATTGAGCTTTCTCATTTTTGTTACGCTTTTGTTTCCATGACTAGATCTTCTCAAAAAATCCGATGGATTTGACCAGTAGCCAAAAACATAGCAGACCAGTTATTAGCAGTATTACAGTTAACATATTGATGGTTATTTGTTATAAAATAAACTTGTTCGTTTTGTCCTAGCACCTTAAGCGTGGTAGAAGTATCCTAAGAACTTTTCACTCGGTTTCACATGTGATTGCGCAGCGCTTTCCTTGTCCTGTTTTAATTTTGAAGCTTTCGTTTTCATATCATATTTGTTTGGTACGGGCATACCAAAAGATATTCCATTATAAAAAATAGACAAACAAACAATTGATTATAAACACATTATAACATATCTAAGAAATTCACAAGGAGACAAACCTTACCATAATGACATGCTTTTTTCTCAAAATGAGAAATTGATGTAGATGCTACTTACATGATATCAAAAGCGCTCTACGCTGAAGCAGCAACACATTCGAAAATAATCCTATATTCGCCTACACGATACCTTACATTATTGACTATGCGCATGAGATCTCTATTTCTCCTTTATTTTTGCTGGGCAAGCCTTACATCCTACGCCCAAACTACCAAGCTGACCAAACAGGAGGTTGTGACTGATATCGAAGCTTTAAAAAAAATATTGGACGAAAATTCATCTTACGTTTATTTGAATGGATACGATATCAACGAAGATCTTGATAGATACCAGCGCAGCCTTCCCGATGCTATCTCTCTAGAAGAATTTGGATTGTTTCTTGGCGAAACCATTGGAAAAATTGGCGACAGACATGCGTCGGTACGAGGCTATCGCACACAAGACTCCCTATATCTACCACTTATTTTTGCGCCAGAGAAAGATAAAGTATTGGTGCTGCATCGAGACGACAAGAATTTGGCCTTTCTACAACCTTCGTTTCCATATCTTAAAGCAATAGATGGTGTCCCTTACCGTGAAATTGTTCAAAAAGCGCTTCCTGAAGAGGTTACGGCGCCGAAAGCTTCGTATTTCACACGTGCCGTTAGAGAGCTTAGGGATATTCAAAAGGTATATGGTTACTTACAAAAACCTTTGCCAAATGAGCTGAAAATTACGCTGTCGGACTCGCTATTGAAAAATGATACCACGCTAACCCTATCTCCTGTGGAGCGAAAAAAGACTTTCCGTCCTTGGGATGAAAGATTGGAGAGTGCATATCTTACGCTAAAAGACGAAGAATACAATAAAACGGAAATTCTTGATCAACTTTTCCGCGTAGAAGACAAAATAGGCTATATCCTGCTTCCGTCCATGGTAAGTCAAGACGATGCCCCTAATTTATTTAGTCGGATCGAAACGTTTATGAAAATGATACAGAAAGATAGTAGAGCCTTGATCATCGATGTACGAAACAATGGTGGAGGAACGCGAGACTTAACTTATGCATTGGCAAAATATCTTGTGCATCCGGATTCCATCTACGTTGTAAACGCCACTAGACAACGAGGTCCGCTACCATTGCCAGAAGATTATATAGAAAGTTTGCATGCCCGGTATTTGTTCGCTTACGCAGCGCTGGATTACGATGAGCAGCAAAAAGTAGTTGAATTTTTAAAGACGTTCAAACCCATGTATCAGCTGGAAGACACGAAATATAGTGCATACTATTTTGGGTTACTTCATGGTAAGAAATTAGCGAGTAAGTCCATGTATTACGATAGGCCTGTCTACATATTGGCGAACGAAAAGAGCTTTAGCGCTGCATCGGTTTTTGTCAGTATTTTCAAAGGCTTACCCCATGTACGCATTGTTGGCATGCCAACAGATGGTTCCAGCGGTAACAGCGAGCGATTTGAACTGCCCAATTCGGCATTGCGGATAAAACTTAGTACGATGGTTTCTTTCCAAAAAGACGGTAAAATTTTGGATGGCTTAGGCACACAGCCGGATATAAGAATTGAACGAGATAAAAAGCAAATTCTTTGGAAAACCGATGCACAGCTTGAAAAACTGCGTGAGCTTGTCGTAAAACAAGAACAGCAGCAAATCAATCAATAGCATGAACCAGCTTATTATAAGATTAGCTCTTAGCCATATACATAGAAGCAAATAAAAACGGAAACTACTTCATTTTTTTTAACCGCTCTTTTGCTGCCGGTATCACATCATCGTCTTCTGCATAATTTTCGACCACACTTTCCAATGTGCTCTTTGCCTGACGAACGTCTCCTTTGCGCGCATAGGTATCTGCCAAAAGGATGAAGCTCTTTGCTACCCAATAATCATGGTCGCTCATATTTTCTATGACATCAAAAGCTGATGCTTGCGCTTTGTCGTATTCCTTATTGTCATACTGCAATTGGCCAACACGGTACCTTGCTTCGGCGCTGGCAGCCGACTGGCTTTTGAGTGCTGCTAGGTTCAGTTCATCCGTTGCAGACTTCACGTTTTTCTGTTGTAACAGTGCCTTTGCCGTATACAGGTGTACAGTCGCAATTTCCTCGTCAGATACCCGTTTATAATTTTTGATCAATTTTACATACTTATCCATTTGCTCAAAGTCACCTATTTCAAAATAGCAAATCATCAGATTCGTTACAGCATAGCCATAGCTGTTTTTGAAATCAGCGTTGAGCTCTAGCTTTTTAAGGTGGACGATAGCCTCATTGTATTGCTTTAAGTCGAGATATAAAGCGGCAACCGTGAGCAGGGTATTCTCGGTATAGGGACTTGTCCAGTCGTTCAGGATAATATTGAGGTCGTGCAATGCTTCTTCCGGATGCCCTGTATGGTATAAACTTACCCCTCGAATATAGCGGGCATATTTCTCTTGCCGCGGTTTGGGAAACTTATCAAAATAAGCGTTAATGGCTTCTACGGCAGCAGCGTATTGTGCTCTGGAAAACA
This genomic window contains:
- a CDS encoding HAMP domain-containing sensor histidine kinase; amino-acid sequence: MKIKTKLTLGIGTLFLMVFLLAALSGWYINQLKQDTGSILTANYNTLLYSRNMLLSLEEFAQDDRAILRFQENLEKQQGNVTEIGERETTADIAAHFKRLQENLADEALKSSIRKDITGLMQLNMDAISRKSGVADQTAEDAIIIIAVAGTLCFVIAFTLLINMPSNIADPITKLTDSIKQIAAQNYRERVHFQGRNEFADLASSFNSMAEKLEEYSESRLDDILQGKKRIEALVENMHDPVIIVDEKRNIIFVNEQALRITGLSEAAVLGQYVGDLAMGNDLLRDIFKDIASPSEGQQFTSNLKIYADGRQSYFEKEVIDINIVPTGEKEANYIGQVIMLKNITPFKELDLAKTNFIGTVSHEFKTPIAAIQMSVQLLQNERVGTLNDEQRDLITGIKEDSERLLSITGELLNIAQVDSGAIQLNLHESEVTPIVEYAVKANRVAAEQKQILLEVAIAQDVDTVFADNEKTAWVLTNFISNAIRYSHEHSSIEIGVSKEKGRILFEVKDHGQGIEPKYMDRIFERYFRVPGSRTGGTGLGLSISKEFIEGQGGEIAVESDFGSGSRFFFYLKHSS
- a CDS encoding sensor protein KdpD — translated: MEERKSAEHFMELVTKSRRGKFKLYIGMSAGVGKTYRMLQEAHLLLKNGIDVKIGYIETHGRKETHALLDGLPQIARRKLFYRGKELEELDVDAVLQMRPEVVLVDELAHSNIQGSKNDKRWQDVLEILASGINVISAVNIQHLESLHDEIQDITRVDVSERVPDSVIDQADDVVNIDLTAEELIARLREGKIYDESKIPAALNNFFKNDHILQLRELALKEVASQVQRKVEAEVVHDRPVKKERFMACISSNEKTARTVIRKTARLAGYYNSNWFVLYVQLPRESVDRIALDKQRHLINNFKLATELGAEIIKIEGKNVGREIMAQCELRKISTVCIGKPRITLSKIVLLGDTFRVLLNRLAQERIDLVILS
- a CDS encoding porin — translated: MNRIVLLASALLGVTGTLIAQEQPSNPLTISGYAEAYYLHDFNNPLNNTRPGFVYSHNRNNEVSVNLAFIKAAYNTQNVRANLALAAGSYMNANYAAEPGVLKNIYEANAGVKVSQKHNLWIDAGIFSSHLGFESAVGKDNWTLTRSLFADNSPYYEAGAKISYTSPSGQWFLSGLVLNGWQRIQRVDGNTTPAFGHQIVYKPNDKLTLNSSSFIGNDKADSVRQMRYFHNLYAIYQISAKFGLTAGFDIGMEQTEKGSSDYNTWYTPVLLAKYAPTARFSLTARGEYYRDEHGVIISAGDTPGGFDTFGYSLNADYAIFGNVVWRTEFRNLQGREATFANRSGNLLINSPTIATAIAVSF
- a CDS encoding K(+)-transporting ATPase subunit C — protein: MKTHLFPAIKLTILLIVLLTVVYPAVVWGIAKLSAAAGQGQTISATGKKYYGNIGQSFTQDKYFWSRPSAVGYNAAGSAGSNKGPSNEEYLAEVQARIDTLLAHNPGVSVSQIPMDLVTASGSGLDPDFSVQAAKVQVARIAKIRNISEAKLIAIIDMHTDRPLWGLFGPEKVNVLNLNIALDNLSGQ
- the kdpB gene encoding potassium-transporting ATPase subunit KdpB yields the protein MSKNQSLFQKEMVQQALKQSFVKLNPKILFRNPVMFTVEVGTLIMAVVCLWILTGEQSQGSFGYNFTVFIILLLTLLFGNFAEAIAEARGKAQADSLRKTREETPAKLQSGQTVSSAQLKKGDVFVCEAGDVIPSDGEIIEGLATIDESAITGESAPVIREAGGDKSSVTGGTKVLSDRIAVRVSTQPGESFLDKMIALVEGAGRQKTPNEIALTILLAGFTLVFIIVTVTLKPFADYANVSITIASFISLFVCLIPTTIGGLLSAIGIAGMDRALRANVITKSGKAVETAGDIDVLLLDKTGTITIGNRKATQFHAAKGVDKEAVIKAAVLSSMADETPEGKSVIELAGVNPLSYGVKDPSFIKFTAETRSSGIDFAGTRIRKGATDAIRAIVLAAGNSFPSEIEETVRIISQNGGTPLVVSENELALGVIELQDIIKTGIQERFERLRKMGIKTVMVTGDNPLTAKYIAEKAGVDDFIAEAKPEDKMNYIKKEQSEGRLVAMMGDGTNDAPALAQADVGVAMNSGTQAAKEAGNMVDLDNDPTKLIEVVEIGKQLLMTRGTLTTFSIANDVAKYFAIIPALFITAIPALQGLNIMNLQSPQSAILSAVIFNAIIIPMLIPLALKGVAYKPIGASALLRRNLLIFGLGGILVPFAGIKVIDMLVSIFI
- the kdpA gene encoding potassium-transporting ATPase subunit KdpA, with protein sequence MNTEIFGIIFMFIVSVILAIPFGKYIAKVYAGERTFLDKVFHPLEQFFYNVSGIDPHVEMGWKQHMIAMLTINLIWFILSMLILMTQGSLPLNPDGNPSMSADLAFNTSISFLVNCDLQHYSGESGLSYLGQFWLMFLQFVSAATGMAAVVVLFRAFRDKTVTGLGNFYEYFVKSSTRILLPLSFILALILVFEGSPMTFQGKDTMLTLQGDTVEVSRGPVAAFVAIKHVGTNGGGFYGANSAHPLENPSYISNIAQMIGQLIVPLAMIFAFGHFIRRRKLSWIIFGVMTIGFLILTVPNVLMEMKGNPAIAQMGVDNSLGAMEGKETRIGAAASGFWSIVTTVISTGSVNAMHDSTMPLSGMNQMLAMMVNAFYGGCGVGLLNFFIYIILAVFISGLMVGRTPEFLGKKVEAREMKIAMIIALVHPFLILVGTGLATAFPEQGASTLNNPGFHGFSEILYEYTSASANNGSGFEGLGDNTLWWNITTGIVLILSRFLPIIGPVAIAGLMTQKKYVPEGDGTLKTDTGTFGMMIFTVIVIIAALSFFPALALGPIAEYFSMI
- a CDS encoding potassium-transporting ATPase subunit F, giving the protein MALLFIVALAVFGYICYVLIKPEKF
- a CDS encoding DUF7674 family protein encodes the protein MRKLNYSRASYYLAGRFKEIRIEIRNLARHRNFAGVVQALVNYLKSLHSLGKLDKVSRYIDYLGKVYNQGNTYVQYIIENLFVRSLGSFQRRSDPACWDEMTRKMPKVFIEIYQRQMNEHLLIKH
- a CDS encoding S41 family peptidase; this translates as MRSLFLLYFCWASLTSYAQTTKLTKQEVVTDIEALKKILDENSSYVYLNGYDINEDLDRYQRSLPDAISLEEFGLFLGETIGKIGDRHASVRGYRTQDSLYLPLIFAPEKDKVLVLHRDDKNLAFLQPSFPYLKAIDGVPYREIVQKALPEEVTAPKASYFTRAVRELRDIQKVYGYLQKPLPNELKITLSDSLLKNDTTLTLSPVERKKTFRPWDERLESAYLTLKDEEYNKTEILDQLFRVEDKIGYILLPSMVSQDDAPNLFSRIETFMKMIQKDSRALIIDVRNNGGGTRDLTYALAKYLVHPDSIYVVNATRQRGPLPLPEDYIESLHARYLFAYAALDYDEQQKVVEFLKTFKPMYQLEDTKYSAYYFGLLHGKKLASKSMYYDRPVYILANEKSFSAASVFVSIFKGLPHVRIVGMPTDGSSGNSERFELPNSALRIKLSTMVSFQKDGKILDGLGTQPDIRIERDKKQILWKTDAQLEKLRELVVKQEQQQINQ